One genomic region from Sphingobacterium sp. UGAL515B_05 encodes:
- a CDS encoding glycoside hydrolase family 30 protein, producing MKQRNCRLLSLLISCLFYSFVQASPGRAKDQVDLYVTTQDKKQDLKSIRIDARVQKDVATTIVLDPKIRFQQMDGFGAAITGSTCYNLMQMQKKDRQRFLNETFNPQKGFGHSYIRISIGCSDFSLSEYTCCDEEGLEHFALQDEELHYVLPVLKEILKINPDIKILGSPWTSPRWMKVNNLVDLLPFNSWTSGQLNPRYYTDYAKYFVKWIRAFEENGVKIYAITPQNEPLNRKNSASLFMGWMEQRDFVKSLGAEIASAGLHTKIYAFDHNYNYDNMKDQQGYPLHIYADSLASKYLAGAAYHNYGGKRDELLRIHAARPDKGLLFTETSIGTWNKGQDFALRLIEDMEEVGLGTVNNWCSGVMVWNLMLDSDRGPWREGGCKTCYGAVDIDRKNYKSISRNSHYYVISHLSAVVKPGATRIGTKAVAADGLIHAGFQNSDGTMALVLLNKTAMKKIITISDQRTQFTYTVPPKSVVSYHWD from the coding sequence ATGAAACAACGCAATTGCCGTTTACTGTCATTACTGATTTCGTGCCTATTTTATTCTTTTGTACAGGCCTCACCCGGACGTGCCAAGGACCAAGTTGACTTGTATGTGACCACGCAGGATAAAAAACAAGATTTGAAGAGCATACGGATCGATGCAAGGGTACAAAAAGATGTCGCTACCACCATTGTGCTAGATCCAAAGATCCGTTTTCAGCAAATGGATGGTTTTGGAGCCGCAATAACGGGATCTACCTGTTACAATTTGATGCAGATGCAGAAAAAAGATCGTCAGCGTTTTTTAAACGAAACTTTTAACCCACAAAAAGGTTTTGGTCATAGTTATATACGGATTTCCATTGGCTGTTCAGACTTTTCGCTCAGTGAATATACCTGTTGTGATGAGGAAGGTTTGGAGCATTTTGCTTTACAGGATGAAGAATTGCATTATGTTTTACCGGTGTTAAAAGAAATTTTAAAGATCAATCCCGATATCAAAATTCTTGGATCTCCATGGACGAGCCCACGTTGGATGAAGGTTAACAACCTCGTTGATCTGCTTCCATTTAACTCCTGGACTAGTGGTCAGTTAAATCCCCGTTATTATACAGATTATGCTAAGTATTTTGTTAAGTGGATTCGTGCATTTGAGGAAAACGGGGTGAAGATATATGCAATAACGCCACAAAATGAACCGCTTAATCGAAAAAATTCAGCATCTCTCTTTATGGGTTGGATGGAACAGCGGGATTTTGTGAAAAGCTTGGGCGCGGAGATAGCATCCGCTGGTCTCCATACAAAAATATATGCGTTTGATCATAACTATAATTACGATAACATGAAAGATCAACAGGGGTATCCTCTACATATTTATGCTGATAGCCTTGCTTCGAAATATCTTGCCGGTGCGGCATATCATAATTACGGGGGTAAACGAGATGAGCTGTTGCGTATACACGCTGCCCGTCCTGATAAAGGGCTTCTATTTACCGAAACCTCCATCGGCACCTGGAATAAGGGACAGGATTTTGCTTTGCGTCTGATCGAAGATATGGAAGAGGTAGGTTTGGGGACGGTAAATAATTGGTGTAGCGGAGTTATGGTTTGGAATCTGATGCTGGATTCGGATAGGGGACCATGGAGAGAAGGAGGGTGTAAAACCTGTTATGGCGCGGTAGATATTGACCGTAAAAACTATAAATCAATTTCCAGAAACTCTCATTACTATGTTATTAGCCACCTCTCCGCTGTTGTGAAACCTGGAGCGACACGTATTGGGACGAAGGCTGTAGCGGCCGATGGACTTATACACGCGGGATTTCAGAACAGTGATGGTACGATGGCTCTGGTGCTGTTAAATAAAACAGCAATGAAAAAAATCATTACCATCTCGGATCAAAGAACACAATTCACCTATACGGTACCACCTAAATCAGTCGTTTCCTATCATTGGGACTAA
- a CDS encoding alginate lyase family protein → MIIRIYTTALFLFLMNFGLSAQWLWNKKRMNFVKDRLETTAYNPAYKKLLQQAEEAMLRPAYSVIHKKAIAPSGDKHDYVSLSRYWWPNPATTNGLPYVNKDGQSNPELGKYDREVLGNMCADLNTLCLAFFYSADEKYAKKAVLLLRTWFLDSDTRMNPNLDYAQFIPGRDDSKGRPEGLIDSYSFVEMLSSIQLLKTSSSYSTQDDKSLKQWFGEFAHWMQESKQGVAERNAKNNHATAYDAQLMTYLLFSGDEQAGRKIIADFPKKRIFAQIEPDGKQPNELWRTLSYHYSQYNLTHMLDVCETAQTLGIDLLRKRSSDGRSILKGVEYLTTFLGKSVASWPYKQISGWEAKQQDICRDLIRVLALDPSQKYNRVLYRRYAKEDKTDRLRLLYGADDLIN, encoded by the coding sequence ATGATAATACGAATATACACGACAGCACTTTTTCTTTTCCTCATGAACTTTGGGCTGTCTGCACAATGGCTGTGGAATAAAAAACGAATGAACTTCGTAAAAGATCGTCTGGAGACCACGGCTTATAACCCGGCTTATAAAAAATTGCTACAACAAGCGGAGGAGGCCATGTTGAGACCAGCCTATTCCGTCATACACAAAAAAGCGATTGCGCCGAGTGGAGATAAACACGATTATGTAAGCCTAAGCAGGTACTGGTGGCCTAATCCAGCTACAACAAATGGGTTGCCCTATGTGAATAAAGATGGTCAGTCCAATCCGGAGTTAGGTAAATATGACCGCGAGGTGCTGGGCAATATGTGTGCAGACCTGAATACGCTTTGTCTGGCTTTTTTTTATAGCGCTGATGAAAAATATGCCAAAAAAGCGGTGCTGCTACTACGGACCTGGTTTTTAGATAGCGATACGCGCATGAACCCTAATTTGGACTACGCCCAATTTATCCCGGGTAGAGATGACTCTAAAGGCCGACCGGAGGGATTAATTGACAGTTATTCGTTTGTGGAAATGCTAAGTAGTATACAGCTGCTGAAAACATCCTCAAGCTACAGTACTCAGGATGATAAGAGCCTAAAACAATGGTTTGGCGAATTTGCACATTGGATGCAGGAAAGCAAACAGGGCGTAGCAGAAAGAAACGCGAAAAACAACCATGCTACAGCTTATGACGCTCAGCTAATGACCTATCTGTTGTTCTCGGGAGATGAGCAAGCAGGGCGAAAAATAATTGCAGATTTCCCTAAAAAGAGAATTTTTGCCCAGATTGAACCCGATGGAAAACAGCCAAATGAGCTGTGGCGCACCTTGTCTTATCATTATTCGCAATACAATCTGACTCATATGCTGGATGTATGTGAAACCGCACAGACATTGGGTATTGATTTGCTGCGCAAACGTTCCAGTGATGGACGGTCAATTCTAAAAGGGGTGGAATACCTAACCACATTTTTGGGGAAAAGTGTAGCAAGCTGGCCTTACAAGCAGATTAGTGGCTGGGAGGCCAAGCAACAGGATATATGCCGTGATCTGATTCGGGTTTTAGCGCTCGATCCCAGCCAGAAATACAACCGGGTTTTATACCGACGTTATGCCAAGGAAGATAAGACTGATCGCTTGCGACTTCTGTATGGAGCAGACGATTTGATAAATTAA
- a CDS encoding ThuA domain-containing protein — translation MKNNMKVLLLILTLLSGWTTLMGQQKHKVLIVTGQDGSHWWKGSTDAIEKILENSGLFDVDVAISPPYGQDISTFRPHFRDYSLIISNYGGTTWSQETRQDLEQYMANGGALVVIHSAIVPMADWPEYNKMTALGAWDGRDETVGPYVYFKNNRIVYDYSPGPAGHHGLQHPFDVTHKATDHPILKGLPTVWSHFKDELYTYLRGPAEHMEVLATTIDDTRPQGLGREEPLMWTVNYGKGRVFVTVMGHVGNDPELRYAMECTGFQVTLLRGCEWAVTGKVTQAIPKDFPSKGVQTFRKEFKAPFNAK, via the coding sequence ATGAAAAATAATATGAAAGTGTTGCTACTGATTCTGACCCTTCTTTCAGGCTGGACAACACTGATGGGGCAGCAAAAACATAAAGTACTTATTGTCACGGGGCAAGATGGGTCGCACTGGTGGAAGGGTAGTACCGATGCCATAGAAAAAATACTTGAAAACAGTGGGCTTTTTGATGTGGATGTCGCCATAAGTCCACCATACGGTCAGGATATTTCTACTTTTCGCCCGCACTTTCGTGATTATAGCTTGATTATTTCCAATTACGGTGGGACGACCTGGAGTCAAGAAACCCGACAGGATCTGGAGCAGTATATGGCCAATGGAGGAGCTCTTGTCGTCATTCATTCAGCCATTGTACCCATGGCAGACTGGCCCGAATACAACAAGATGACAGCACTGGGTGCTTGGGATGGTAGAGATGAGACGGTGGGTCCCTATGTTTATTTTAAAAACAATAGAATCGTCTACGATTACAGCCCCGGCCCCGCAGGACATCATGGATTACAGCATCCTTTTGATGTGACCCATAAGGCAACAGATCATCCTATCCTAAAGGGGCTGCCTACTGTCTGGAGTCATTTCAAAGACGAACTTTATACATACCTGCGCGGCCCTGCTGAACATATGGAAGTATTGGCAACGACCATAGACGATACACGTCCACAAGGGCTAGGTCGTGAAGAACCACTGATGTGGACTGTAAACTATGGAAAAGGAAGAGTATTTGTGACGGTAATGGGACATGTGGGCAATGACCCTGAACTGCGCTATGCCATGGAATGCACGGGCTTTCAGGTTACTTTGTTGCGAGGATGTGAATGGGCCGTAACAGGCAAGGTGACGCAGGCTATTCCAAAAGATTTTCCCTCCAAAGGCGTACAGACGTTTAGAAAAGAATTCAAAGCCCCTTTCAATGCAAAATAA
- a CDS encoding DUF6377 domain-containing protein: MKINLLTIVLCIVTSSVVHAQSGIDSLLQVLDRKIQDKDLFFKQKEDRILGLKAQRNALMKSSDKGYHFNFALFNEYRNYVSDSAIHYLNMNRTIALELKDENKWNESTIALANLFVGLGMHMEAADLLGSIQSATLENDLRLPYAIAYRELYLGMGKYTQHTQARSSYWTQANHFNDMVRNLAPAMSEEHLRIVEKKFRLQKQYVDALKVNDERLRLTSPNQLGYALVTFHRSLIYREQGDVENEKKYLALSALSDIQLAIRDNASISVLANILMQEDDINRAYHYICFSLDNIKAYNTRIRSSEILTIQAIIDREYQRKNEQKSQQLKGLLLLVSILSVMLVISVLYVYKQLKKGRAYANKLADANQELASFNSKLHDMNQELASRNLEVAEANHLKEEYIAYFLGECSIYITKLDNYRKMVNKKMQERQYEELARMTRDNSLKDEELKELFANFDRMFINLFPDFVDQVNSLLSKEEQIVLKKGEVLNTELRIFALIRLGIVDSLEIANFFGYSINTIYNYRTKMKNRSRVSREDFEGRVKEIGAFT; the protein is encoded by the coding sequence ATGAAAATAAACCTGTTGACTATCGTATTGTGTATCGTAACCAGTTCTGTTGTCCATGCGCAAAGTGGGATAGATTCGCTATTGCAAGTGCTGGATCGTAAAATTCAGGATAAAGATCTGTTTTTTAAGCAAAAAGAAGACCGGATACTTGGTTTGAAAGCACAGCGTAATGCATTGATGAAAAGCTCAGACAAAGGTTATCACTTTAACTTTGCCCTGTTTAATGAATATAGAAACTATGTGTCGGATTCGGCTATTCACTATTTGAATATGAACAGAACTATCGCTTTAGAACTGAAAGACGAAAATAAGTGGAATGAATCTACGATAGCCCTGGCAAATCTTTTTGTTGGGTTGGGGATGCATATGGAGGCCGCTGATCTATTAGGGAGTATACAATCAGCTACGCTGGAAAATGATCTAAGATTGCCTTATGCAATTGCCTATCGGGAGCTTTATCTTGGTATGGGAAAATATACGCAGCATACACAGGCCAGAAGCAGCTATTGGACCCAAGCAAACCATTTTAACGATATGGTACGCAATTTGGCACCAGCAATGTCGGAAGAGCATTTACGGATCGTAGAAAAGAAGTTTCGCCTGCAAAAGCAATATGTGGATGCCCTAAAAGTGAACGATGAACGCCTCAGACTCACGTCGCCCAACCAACTTGGTTATGCATTAGTTACATTCCATCGTTCATTGATTTACCGGGAGCAGGGAGACGTAGAAAATGAAAAAAAATATCTAGCGCTTTCCGCGCTTTCGGATATACAGCTTGCGATCAGAGATAATGCCTCTATCTCGGTATTGGCCAATATTTTAATGCAGGAGGATGATATCAATAGGGCTTACCATTACATCTGTTTTTCATTGGACAATATTAAAGCTTACAATACCCGGATTCGCAGCTCGGAGATTCTCACCATTCAAGCCATTATTGATCGGGAATATCAGCGAAAAAACGAACAGAAAAGTCAGCAGCTAAAAGGACTGCTGCTGCTTGTTTCCATTTTGTCTGTAATGCTGGTGATTTCTGTTCTGTATGTGTACAAACAGTTGAAGAAAGGACGAGCCTATGCGAATAAGCTGGCTGATGCAAATCAGGAACTGGCGAGCTTTAACAGTAAACTGCATGATATGAATCAGGAACTGGCCAGTCGTAACCTGGAGGTAGCGGAAGCAAACCACCTCAAAGAAGAGTATATTGCCTATTTTTTGGGCGAGTGTTCAATCTATATAACCAAGTTAGATAACTATCGGAAGATGGTAAACAAGAAAATGCAAGAAAGACAATACGAAGAGCTCGCCCGGATGACACGTGACAACTCGTTGAAAGATGAAGAATTGAAGGAATTATTTGCAAATTTTGATAGGATGTTCATTAACCTATTCCCTGATTTTGTTGATCAGGTAAATTCGTTATTGTCCAAAGAAGAACAAATTGTTTTGAAGAAAGGTGAAGTGCTGAATACAGAGTTGCGCATTTTTGCTTTGATTCGTTTGGGTATTGTAGATAGTCTGGAGATTGCCAACTTTTTTGGATATTCTATTAATACGATCTATAATTATCGGACAAAGATGAAGAATCGATCGCGTGTATCAAGGGAAGATTTTGAAGGACGCGTGAAGGAGATCGGAGCATTTACATAA
- a CDS encoding DUF5125 domain-containing protein produces the protein MRRKTELFLILGVSSALYTCKEDIQIDTPEITSYQTAEVAYLGDSIPLDITIKGEYPINTIKATFFRNGEQIAESIIPAKEAGSYRNRLKIPFTKGIADGPAEIQLMVKNKNFNYSTVMIPIQVTRPKFPYLTLKTAYGNYRMEPVPGESYKYAVSAAFPNTKLNALIEAPAYGKNGNTLLFGGTEISAYATDKDSIPFQIVRAPGTVFTVSFDTRSFEGSPFLKPAFAGIDFPNFVNSIAVIEAEFKQNQSISLDGILDIANWWIDPSFLSNNGDGSYKFRATDGKYRITAHQALKYFKIEPMQGNMLADFDPISKTGAVWINGGIGDQAGSSPVERFGIPSVTTNGALWNPEKNVAMAPLGNGIYQIKLIAGQNLFLSNVSGSTAGIAFYQNSRSFDNYFALNLVQTLYGNPGQPTSAGGSARFELKTSSGNLSKGAPIISTGSNRSLGVNRTYVFTLDTKVSPAAVTITLE, from the coding sequence ATGAGAAGAAAAACCGAACTTTTTCTGATACTGGGGGTATCCTCGGCTCTCTATACCTGCAAAGAAGACATCCAAATTGACACCCCGGAAATTACTTCGTACCAAACGGCCGAAGTAGCTTATTTGGGTGACAGCATTCCATTGGATATTACAATTAAGGGGGAGTATCCGATCAATACCATCAAGGCGACTTTTTTCCGGAATGGCGAACAGATCGCAGAAAGCATCATTCCAGCGAAAGAAGCCGGAAGCTACCGCAACAGATTAAAAATACCTTTTACCAAAGGAATCGCGGATGGTCCAGCAGAAATACAACTTATGGTGAAAAATAAGAATTTTAACTACAGCACAGTTATGATTCCAATTCAAGTCACCCGACCTAAATTCCCTTATTTGACACTCAAAACTGCATATGGAAATTACAGAATGGAGCCTGTACCCGGAGAATCCTATAAATACGCAGTCAGTGCAGCTTTCCCAAATACAAAACTGAACGCCTTAATTGAAGCCCCTGCTTACGGGAAAAATGGAAACACCCTTTTATTTGGCGGAACTGAGATCAGTGCTTATGCCACCGATAAAGATTCTATTCCATTTCAAATTGTTCGAGCGCCGGGCACCGTCTTTACCGTCTCATTTGATACGCGCAGTTTTGAAGGCTCCCCTTTTCTAAAACCAGCATTCGCGGGGATTGATTTTCCAAATTTCGTAAACAGTATAGCGGTCATAGAGGCCGAATTCAAACAAAATCAATCCATAAGCTTAGATGGTATACTTGATATTGCGAATTGGTGGATTGACCCAAGCTTTTTATCCAACAATGGAGATGGCTCCTACAAATTTAGGGCAACTGATGGAAAGTATCGTATAACGGCCCATCAGGCATTAAAATATTTTAAGATTGAACCTATGCAGGGGAATATGCTGGCCGATTTTGATCCTATAAGTAAAACCGGGGCTGTATGGATAAACGGTGGCATTGGAGATCAGGCAGGATCTTCACCTGTTGAACGGTTTGGTATTCCTTCGGTGACGACTAATGGAGCATTATGGAATCCCGAAAAGAATGTCGCCATGGCACCGCTTGGAAATGGTATCTATCAAATTAAACTAATCGCTGGTCAAAATCTATTTCTGAGCAATGTTTCGGGAAGTACTGCTGGTATAGCATTCTATCAAAACAGCCGGTCCTTTGACAATTACTTTGCGCTCAATTTAGTACAAACCTTATATGGTAATCCTGGACAGCCAACTTCTGCAGGAGGATCGGCACGTTTTGAGTTAAAAACTTCCAGTGGTAATCTGAGCAAAGGAGCGCCAATCATTTCGACGGGTAGCAACCGCTCATTGGGCGTAAACCGTACCTATGTATTCACTTTAGATACCAAGGTGTCTCCTGCCGCAGTAACCATTACCCTAGAATAA
- a CDS encoding TonB-dependent receptor → MSEKTIFATSTRFMHRNLLSLSLLCAPFGLFAQQAKVSGLITDSKGNPVSGVTVSVKNQTAKTNTNASGQYSILASPGNTLVFTYVGYITEEHILKPEENTVNIRLTESASNLDEVVVVGFGKQKKESLVASISTITAKDLAVTGRSLSNSIAGQVPGIVAIQPSGEPGYDDSNFWIRGVSSFAGGTSPLIIIDGVPRSKSDMSNIPVEDIETFSVLKDASATAVYGAEGANGVVLITTKRGMPQKTVISTDLQHAIRKPLRLPSSLDSYRTLSLYNEATWNEKGNPTSGWLPTYDDKTLEKYVTGADPDLYPNTNWLDLLKPNTNVSRYTINFRGGGDRVRFFTSGAYYTEDGLYNSHTVENYNANLKYERFNLRSNIDMDLTSTTKMSVDLAGFFVKQNAPIQTADNLWSIITLAPRYLFPMVYSDGTFAEHPVYSAGSVGTGERANPYNLLNNMGYSRNQEVTLQSKINLTQALDVITQGLSWRGAVGFDNLSQGRTNRTKEARSYYANSRDANGNLVFSQIRGGAALSNPAAAGSSGERNIYLETALDYKHKFAKHDVSGLILYNQKEKQYQNRGNGLEMLPYRKQSIVARGTYGYDGRYLLEASMGMTGSENFAMGNRWGLFPSIGAAWWVSHEKFWEPLEQIVSKLKFRVSYGKTGNDVLANDLSRFPYREKLNEGAAGYNFSWTGGAGVGDGQGSGSPGAGIVESDYATPTLQWEEENKFNTGIDIGLFKNKIDATIDFFYNERFDILMRRRTLPTSAGLQVAPMQNFGRTNNRGLDMNITGTQKVNEVTLSARLNYTYTKNKVVEFDEIPPSYTYQAYTGQSIGKPFIYIADGLYTPDDFDITVNPANGAQTYQLKSGLANPGFAVAPGDIRYKDLNGDGLINNYDQTYNNLFSSNITPGIVYGFGLNAEWHGLNIGIFFQGAGRFSTNLLGKTENFFPFARSVNDAALREEAMDRWTFADPYNQNVLFPRLSTANNGNNTRNSTWWYRDASYLRLKNIELGYTLKSEFVKKMHLNTVRLYVQGENLNTWDKVKFWDPEVTERSGSRYPISSTWTFGLNVTF, encoded by the coding sequence ATGAGCGAAAAAACAATATTTGCAACTAGCACCCGCTTTATGCACCGAAATCTGCTATCCCTCTCCCTACTTTGTGCCCCTTTTGGCTTATTTGCACAACAGGCAAAAGTATCAGGTCTTATTACGGATAGCAAAGGAAATCCGGTCTCGGGTGTCACTGTTTCTGTCAAAAACCAAACAGCAAAAACAAATACCAATGCCTCTGGACAGTATAGCATACTTGCTTCTCCCGGAAATACGCTTGTATTTACTTATGTAGGATACATTACAGAGGAACATATCCTAAAACCTGAAGAAAACACGGTCAACATCCGTTTGACAGAGAGTGCATCCAATTTGGATGAGGTTGTCGTCGTAGGCTTTGGCAAACAAAAAAAAGAAAGTCTGGTGGCCTCGATCAGCACCATCACCGCTAAAGATCTCGCGGTTACCGGACGTTCGCTGTCTAACTCCATTGCCGGGCAGGTTCCGGGCATTGTTGCAATACAGCCTTCGGGAGAACCGGGATACGATGACTCCAATTTTTGGATCCGTGGGGTAAGCTCTTTTGCTGGTGGTACTAGCCCGCTGATAATTATTGATGGTGTACCGCGCAGCAAATCCGATATGAGCAATATACCCGTAGAAGATATCGAGACGTTCTCCGTGCTTAAAGATGCTTCAGCTACAGCAGTATATGGGGCCGAGGGTGCCAACGGCGTGGTACTGATTACCACAAAACGGGGTATGCCACAAAAGACAGTTATCTCCACCGATTTACAGCATGCCATCCGTAAGCCACTACGTTTGCCCAGTTCACTGGATTCGTATCGAACCCTAAGCTTGTATAATGAAGCAACCTGGAACGAAAAAGGAAATCCAACCTCGGGCTGGTTACCAACTTACGACGATAAAACGCTGGAAAAATACGTAACAGGAGCCGACCCAGATTTATATCCAAATACCAATTGGCTGGATCTTTTAAAACCAAATACGAATGTTTCAAGATATACCATAAATTTCCGTGGCGGTGGTGATCGTGTCCGCTTTTTCACCTCAGGAGCCTACTATACGGAAGACGGTCTTTACAATTCACATACGGTCGAAAATTACAATGCGAATCTAAAATACGAACGTTTCAACCTACGCTCCAATATAGACATGGACTTGACTTCGACAACAAAAATGTCAGTCGATCTAGCAGGTTTCTTTGTTAAACAAAATGCTCCTATACAGACTGCTGATAATCTGTGGAGCATTATTACCTTGGCGCCACGTTATTTGTTTCCAATGGTCTATTCAGATGGTACTTTTGCCGAACATCCGGTCTACTCTGCTGGATCAGTTGGAACCGGGGAGCGAGCCAACCCCTACAACTTACTGAACAACATGGGGTATAGCCGAAATCAAGAAGTGACCCTACAGTCCAAAATCAACCTGACACAAGCACTGGATGTGATTACTCAAGGATTATCCTGGCGTGGAGCAGTTGGTTTCGACAACCTCTCACAGGGTCGTACCAACCGCACTAAAGAGGCAAGATCCTATTATGCCAATTCAAGGGATGCAAACGGGAATCTCGTCTTTAGCCAGATTCGTGGTGGTGCAGCACTTTCCAATCCCGCGGCAGCAGGAAGTTCGGGTGAACGCAATATCTATCTGGAAACAGCCCTGGATTACAAACATAAATTTGCGAAGCATGATGTATCGGGATTAATCCTCTATAACCAAAAGGAAAAACAATACCAAAATCGAGGCAATGGTCTTGAAATGCTTCCGTACCGTAAACAGTCTATTGTTGCCCGTGGTACCTATGGCTATGATGGACGTTACCTACTTGAAGCGAGTATGGGAATGACTGGAAGTGAGAACTTCGCCATGGGCAATCGTTGGGGTCTATTTCCTTCCATAGGTGCGGCTTGGTGGGTAAGCCACGAAAAATTTTGGGAGCCTTTGGAGCAAATCGTCAGTAAATTGAAATTTCGGGTATCATATGGTAAAACGGGAAATGATGTACTAGCAAATGATCTTTCGCGCTTCCCTTATCGAGAAAAATTGAATGAAGGAGCCGCGGGTTATAACTTTTCCTGGACCGGCGGTGCTGGTGTCGGCGATGGGCAAGGTTCGGGAAGTCCCGGTGCTGGTATTGTGGAGAGCGACTATGCTACCCCAACACTTCAGTGGGAGGAGGAAAACAAATTTAATACAGGAATTGATATTGGCTTATTCAAAAACAAGATCGATGCGACCATAGATTTCTTCTACAATGAACGTTTTGATATTCTGATGCGCCGTCGTACATTGCCAACATCTGCAGGTTTGCAGGTTGCTCCGATGCAGAATTTTGGACGCACAAACAATCGCGGACTCGATATGAATATAACCGGGACACAAAAGGTTAATGAAGTCACCTTGAGCGCCCGACTAAACTATACTTATACCAAAAACAAAGTCGTTGAGTTTGATGAAATTCCACCGTCTTATACCTATCAAGCCTACACAGGCCAAAGCATCGGCAAACCCTTCATATATATTGCCGATGGCCTATATACTCCGGATGATTTCGATATTACGGTCAACCCAGCAAATGGAGCACAAACGTACCAGCTTAAATCGGGCCTCGCAAACCCAGGTTTTGCGGTTGCTCCCGGAGACATCCGATATAAGGACCTGAACGGAGACGGTTTGATTAACAACTACGATCAAACGTACAACAATCTATTCTCTTCCAACATTACACCTGGAATAGTGTATGGTTTTGGACTTAATGCAGAATGGCATGGATTGAATATCGGTATATTTTTCCAGGGGGCGGGTCGCTTTTCGACAAATCTGTTGGGAAAAACAGAAAACTTTTTTCCGTTCGCACGTTCGGTCAACGACGCTGCGTTGCGCGAGGAAGCGATGGACCGATGGACATTTGCCGACCCTTATAACCAAAACGTGCTGTTTCCCAGATTGAGCACAGCCAACAATGGTAATAATACACGCAACAGCACCTGGTGGTACCGCGACGCGTCTTACCTCCGTCTCAAAAATATCGAACTGGGCTATACACTAAAATCAGAATTTGTCAAAAAGATGCATTTAAATACTGTCCGCTTATATGTACAGGGTGAAAATTTGAACACCTGGGATAAAGTTAAATTTTGGGATCCTGAGGTCACTGAACGTTCGGGTTCGCGTTATCCGATCAGCTCAACATGGACCTTTGGTTTAAACGTTACTTTCTAA